The Magnolia sinica isolate HGM2019 chromosome 9, MsV1, whole genome shotgun sequence genome contains a region encoding:
- the LOC131256246 gene encoding mitogen-activated protein kinase kinase kinase 20-like → MVVWERGRMLGKGSYGTVSLASVFTKSCSKTPLDVAVKSSLFSKSSSLQKEMKILFELQGCPRIVRCLGNDITFENELIFYNVFLEYIPGGSLADVIDATSHGLPESNVRNYTRSILLGLSYIHKRGYVHCDIKPQNLLVCSSSDIKIADFGLSKKAGVWLNAVNHVRGTPLYVAPESVGWSEYEPPADIWALGCVVVEMAVRRTAWEHLINSDIRGLLFQIGFTERLPEIPECLSEEGKDFLSRCFIKDPHDRWTAKMLLDHPFIMNDVIRDEVLSVHNALPSSGVFMEEDFIPLPVSSSESSFEISRCGSNGSSIPSLCRPCLQWVPHLLIQ, encoded by the coding sequence atggtggtgtGGGAGAGAGGACGGATGTTGGGAAAGGGTAGTTATGGAACGGTGAGTCTAGCCTCTGTATTCACAAAATCCTGTTCTAAAACCCCTCTCGATGTAGCCGTTAAATCCTCTCTTTTTTCAAAATCATCTTCCCTTCAGAAGGAGATGAAGATTCTCTTTGAATTACAAGGTTGCCCCCGAATCGTCCGCTGCCTCGGCAACGACATCACTTTTGAAAATGAACTCATCTTCTACAACGTCTTCCTTGAGTACATCCCTGGAGGTTCTCTCGCCGACGTGATCGATGCCACAAGTCATGGATTACCGGAATCCAACGTTCGCAACTACACAAGGTCGATTCTCCTCGGCCTAAGTTACATCCACAAAAGAGGATATGTGCATTGCGACATCAAACCACAGAATCTTCTCGTCTGCTCTTCTTCAGATATCAAAATTGCCGATTTCGGGCTGTCGAAGAAGGCAGGAGTGTGGTTGAATGCTGTCAATCACGTACGCGGCACGCCCCTTTACGTTGCTCCCGAATCTGTCGGCTGGAGTGAGTACGAGCCGCCGGCAGATATCTGGGCACTAGGATGTGTGGTCGTGGAGATGGCGGTGAGAAGAACGGCATGGGAACATCTGATTAATAGTGACATTAGGGGTCTTCTATTTCAAATTGGATTCACTGAAAGATTGCCGGAGATTCCTGAGTGCTTGTCCGAGGAGGGGAAGGACTTCCTGAGTCGGTGTTTTATTAAGGATCCCCATGATAGATGGACAGCTAAAATGTTATTAGATCATCCGTTTATTATGAATGATGTCATAAGAGATGAAGTATTGTCTGTTCATAATGCATTGCCTTCTTCTGGAGTTTTTATGGAAGAAGATTTTATCCCACTGCCGGTTTCTTCATCAGAGTCATCCTTTGAAATATCTAGATGTGGATCTAATGGGTCTAGTATCCCAAGCTTGTGTCGCCCATGTCTTCAATGGGTGCCTCATTTGCTCATCCAGTAG